In Pseudomonadales bacterium, the genomic stretch GGTCTCCTGAAAAACGGGTATTGTAACGGTTTATGCGGCGCTATAGCGCGATTTTAACATCGCCACGGCCGGTAATTCTTTGCCTTCAACATATTCTAAAAAGGCGCCGCCGCCGGTTGAGATATACGATACCTTATCGGCAATACCGTATTTGTCTACCGCGGCTAAGGTATCGCCACCACCGGCAATAGAAAAGCCCTGACTGTCGGCAATCGCCATCGACAGCGCTTCAGTGCCGCCGGCAAATTGGTCAAATTCAAATACGCCAACCGGGCCGTTCCATAAAATGGTTTTGGCATCTTTAAGAATACTCGCCAGTGCCGCCGCCGACTCTGGCCCAATATCAAAAATCATATCGTCATCAGCGACGTCGCTGGCAGCTTTTAGGCTGGCCTCGGCATCTTCGGCAAAGGCTTTGCCGCACACCACATCGCTGGGCACGGGCACATGGGTTTTGGCCATCAGCGTCTTAGCGTTATCGATTAAGTCGGCCTCATATAATGATTTGCCGACCGGCTGACCATTGGCGGCCAAAAAGGTGTTTGCAATGCCGCCGCCAACAATAATTTGGTCAGCGATATCGGCGAGGCTTTCTAGCACGGTTAATTTAGTTGAGACTTTCGAACCACCAACAATCGCCACCATTGGACGTGCTGGCTCTGCCAGTGCCTGCTCTAGTGCATCCAGCTCGCCGGCAAGCAAAGGTCCGGCACAGGCAAGATCGGCATATTTGGCAACCCCATGCGTAGAAGCTTGGGCACGGTGTGCGGTACCAAAGGCATCCATCACAAATACGTCGGCCAAAGCGGCATATTGCTGTGCAAGGCCTGCATCGTCTTTTTTCTCACCGGCGTTAAAGCGCACGTTTTCTAACAAGACGACCTCACCTGCAGCAACATCCACGCCCTGCGCAAGATAGTTATCGACCAGCGGAATCGCCTGGCCTAATAGCTCGCCCATATGGCTGGCAACGGGCGCTAAACTATAGTCGGCGTTTTCAGCTGCGCTGCCACCTTCAACGGGCCGGCCTAAATGCGACATTACAATCACCGCAGCGCCTTGTTCGAGGGCTAATTTAATGGTTGGTAAAGAGGCTCGAATTCTGGCATCAGAGCTTACCTTGCCGGCTTTAATCGGCACATTCAAATCTTGGCGAATTAACACCCGTTTGCCGCGAAGATCTAGCTCGGCCATGCGATGAACAGCAAGTGACATGCGCAATCCTTATTATTGATTTAGATAGATGACAAATAGCCGCTAGTATAACAGCATGGCAAAACATATTGGCGACAATTTTTTGTTATCTGGCAGATAATCAAATAACGCAGCATAGGCTGTCAGATTGGTCATACTTTTCATGGCGTTAGCTGCTATAATCGGCGCAGATTGATAATCACGATACAGCTATGAAACGATTAAAAACGGCCGTTATTGGCGTAGGCTATTTAGGCAAATTTCACGCGCAAAAATATGCCGAACTCGACAACAGCGAGCTACTGGCCGTGGTCGACTACCAGCAAAGCACGGCCGATCAGATAGCGGCGCAGTATCCCAATGTGCAGGCGCTTACCGACTACCGCAGCTTGCTTGGCAAAGTCGACGCGGTCAGCATTGCGGCGCCAACGACCCTGCATTATCAAATTGCCAAAGATTTTTTAAGCCACGGTGCGCATGTGCTGATAGAAAAGCCGATTACCGTCACCGAGGCGGAGGCAGACCAGCTTATCGCCCTCGCTAAGGCAAATAACCTATTGATTCAAGTGGGCTTTTTAGAGCGTTTTAATGCCGCGATGTTGGCTGCAGATGATGTGATTACGGAACCTGTGTTTATCGAGTCACACCGCCTAGCGCCGTATAATCCGCGTGCCAACGACGTCAACGTAGTGCTGGATTTGATGATTCATGATATCGATATCATCTTAAATATCGTGAAGTCGCCATTAAAAAACATTTCTGCCTCGGGCACGCCAGTATTAACCCCGATCACCGATATCGCCAATGCGCGCTTAGAATTTGAAAACGGCTGTGTGGCCAACGTGACCGCAAGCCGCATTTCAATGAAAACCGAACGTAAAATGCGCCTGTTTCAGGCCAACTCCTGCGTCACGGTGGATTTTCAAAATCGCGGCCTAAACGTTTACCAAAAAGGCGAGCAGCTGAATGAGCACGGGGTTAACGAAATCTTGGTCAGCGAGCAAAACTTTGACAATAACGATGCCTTAAAAGCCGAAATTATCGCGTTTTTACACAGTATCGAAACCGGCAGCCCAGCCCTGGTGAGTGGTGAAGACGGTAAGAAAGCACTCGCTACCGCCATTACCATCTCCAAATTGTTTAATGAATAACGATTAGCGTGAAGACACTGATCGAATACGAGAGTAGCCAATGAATATTCCAATGGTCGATTTAAAGCAGCAGTATCATGCGATAAAAGACGAGGTTGATACTGCGCTCAGCCAAGCCCTAGAATCCTGTCAGTTTATCTT encodes the following:
- a CDS encoding phosphoglycerate kinase; amino-acid sequence: MSLAVHRMAELDLRGKRVLIRQDLNVPIKAGKVSSDARIRASLPTIKLALEQGAAVIVMSHLGRPVEGGSAAENADYSLAPVASHMGELLGQAIPLVDNYLAQGVDVAAGEVVLLENVRFNAGEKKDDAGLAQQYAALADVFVMDAFGTAHRAQASTHGVAKYADLACAGPLLAGELDALEQALAEPARPMVAIVGGSKVSTKLTVLESLADIADQIIVGGGIANTFLAANGQPVGKSLYEADLIDNAKTLMAKTHVPVPSDVVCGKAFAEDAEASLKAASDVADDDMIFDIGPESAAALASILKDAKTILWNGPVGVFEFDQFAGGTEALSMAIADSQGFSIAGGGDTLAAVDKYGIADKVSYISTGGGAFLEYVEGKELPAVAMLKSRYSAA
- a CDS encoding Gfo/Idh/MocA family oxidoreductase, producing MKRLKTAVIGVGYLGKFHAQKYAELDNSELLAVVDYQQSTADQIAAQYPNVQALTDYRSLLGKVDAVSIAAPTTLHYQIAKDFLSHGAHVLIEKPITVTEAEADQLIALAKANNLLIQVGFLERFNAAMLAADDVITEPVFIESHRLAPYNPRANDVNVVLDLMIHDIDIILNIVKSPLKNISASGTPVLTPITDIANARLEFENGCVANVTASRISMKTERKMRLFQANSCVTVDFQNRGLNVYQKGEQLNEHGVNEILVSEQNFDNNDALKAEIIAFLHSIETGSPALVSGEDGKKALATAITISKLFNE